The proteins below come from a single Ailuropoda melanoleuca isolate Jingjing chromosome 1, ASM200744v2, whole genome shotgun sequence genomic window:
- the LOC100475425 gene encoding keratin-associated protein 25-1 has protein sequence MCNRPQNYLPSSFCPQNYLSYGCQPQNFISCGYRPLNFVSSACHPLRYLSCDRPPLGYVFSSFRPLGYVSNRLQPVRYIYNSFQPACSSFGTWQSPLIRRSC, from the coding sequence ATGTGTAATAGACCTCAGAACTATTTGCCCAGTAGTTTCTGCCCCCAGAACTACCTCTCTTATGGCTGCCAGCCACAGAACTTCATCTCCTGTGGGTATCGACCACTGAATTTTGTGTCCAGTGCCTGCCATCCTTTGAGATATCTCTCCTGTGACCGTCCACCTCTCGGTTATGTGTTCAGCAGCTTCAGACCCCTGGGATATGTGTCTAATAGGCTTCAACCTGTTCGCTACATATACAACAGTTTCCAACCAGCTTGCTCCTCCTTTGGGACTTGGCAATCTCCATTAATTAGAAGATCATGCTGA
- the LOC100478182 gene encoding keratin-associated protein 26-1: protein MPCHDCSANYSLGSLRNPSHIPLTSSIALCSTGVSCGDVLCLPSNCQDHLRPLDNCQESCGEPTSCRPAHCEPSNYETSCYPPTTYYVSRPCQGTTLLPAASYISGVSGSCLPVSYRPLSYVSSSSRPVSLLTYGCRPVGYLPCGPQSLSVVPSSLRPLRPVFSGCQPLSHVFSTCRPSCSALGGQYLPCSSQ, encoded by the coding sequence ATGCCTTGCCACGACTGCTCTGCAAACTACAGCTTGGGATCCCTCAGAAATCCCAGCCATATTCCTCTCACCTCCTCCATTGCGCTCTGCTCTACGGGTGTGAGCTGTGGTGATGTCCTCTGCTTGCCTAGTAACTGCCAAGACCATCTCCGGCCTCTGGACAACTGCCAAGAGAGCTGCGGCGAACCCACCAGCTGCCGGCCCGCCCACTGTGAGCCCAGCAACTATGAAACGTCTTGCTACCCTCCTACTACTTACTACGTGTCCAGACCCTGCCAAGGAACCactctccttcctgctgcttcttACATATCTGGTGtctctggctcctgcctccccgTATCCTATAGACCTCTGAGCTATGTGTCCAGCAGCAGCCGACCCGTGAGCCTCCTCACTTATGGATGCCGCCCGGTGGGTTATTTGCCCTGTGGTCCTCAGTCTCTGAGTGTTGTGCCCAGCAGCCTCAGACCTCTGCGTCCTGTCTTCAGTGGATGCCAGCCTCTGAGCCATGTGTTCAGCACTTGCCGTCCATCTTGCTCTGCACTGGGAGGCCAGTACCTTCCTTGTTCCAGTCAATAA